The Xenorhabdus poinarii G6 nucleotide sequence TGCACATAGTGCCGGGGTGAGGATTAAGGCCACCAACACAGAGAGTATCATTGCTGAAACGATCGTGATTGAGAACTGGCGATAAATCTCGCCTGTTGACCCGCCGAAGAATGCCATTGGTACAAATACAGCAGAAAGAACTAGTGCTATACCGACCAACGCACCCTGGATTTGCCCCATTGATTTTTTGGTTGCTTCTTTCGGTGATAATCCCTCTTCTTGCATGACGCGTTCGACGTTTTCCACCACCACAATCGCATCATCCACAAGCAAGCCGATGGCAAGTACCATAGCAAACATGGTTAACGTATTGATGGAATAGCCAAATGCAGCAAGGATGGCAAATGTACCAAGCAGGACAACTGGAACCGCAATCGTTGGGATCAACGTAGCCCGGAAGTTTTGCAGGAACAAATACATGACGATAAACACCAACAGAATGGCTTCTGCTAATGTTTTCACTACTTCGAAAATAGAAATTTTAACAAAGGGGGTAGTATCGTAGGGATAAACAACCGTCAATCCATGTGGGAAGAAAGGCTCCATCTTAGCCAGTGCTTCCCTGACAGCTTTGGAAGTATCCAATGCATTAGCACCTGTTGCTAGCTTAATACCAATCCCTGTTGCAGGTTTACCATTAAAACGACCGATAACACTGTAATTTTCTGCACCTAATTCAATAGTCGCGACATCATGCAAGCGAACTTGTGAACCATCACGGTTCATGCGCAGCAAAATGTTACCGAATTCTTCGGCTGAATTCAGGCGAGTTTGTGCAATTATCGACGCAGTTAAACGCTGCCCGGGAACAGGTGGTGTTCCTCCTAATTGTCCGGCTGCAATCTGATTGTTTTGTGCCTTGATTTCCTGAACAATATCCTGAATAGAGATTTTGTAGTTAAGCAGTTTGTCAGGATTGAGCCAGATGCGCATGGCATACTGCGTACCGAAGAGTTCTGTTTCACCCACGCCAGTCACACGGCTCAAGCTGTCTTTGACATTGGCGCTGACATAATCAGCGATGTCATCTTGAGTCATGGAACCGTCTTGTGAGATGAAACCGGCCACCATTAAAAATGAACTGGAGGTTTTATCAACCCTTACACCTTGTTCCTGAACTTCTTTAGGTAACAGTGGCATTGCCAATTGCAGTTTATTTTGAACCTGAACTTGTGCAATATCAGGATCTGTATTGGCTTCAAAGGTTAGCGTAATATTCATCTGCCCGGCAGAATCGCTGCTGGAAGACATATACACAAGATTATCGATGCCGTTCATATTCTGTTCGATAACTTGTGTTACAGTATCTTGTACTGTTTTCGCATCAGCGCCGGGGTAAACTGCTGAAATGGAAATCTCTGGTGGGGCAATTTCAGGGTATTGCTCCACGGGTAATTTCATGATTGCCAGCAGGCCAGATAGCATGGTAATAATCGCAATTACCCATGCAAAAATTGGCCGTTCGATAAAAAACTTAGGCATGAATCACCGACTCCTTATTGAGGCTTTTTTGCAGACTCATCTTGATTAGTCGTAGGTTTAGCATCCAGGTTTATTTCCGTTGGTTTCACCGTTATGCCTGGCACTATTTTCTGCAATCCGGTGACGATGACTTGATCTCCGTCTTTCAGACCGCCTGTGACTAACCATTTGTTACCGATTGCCTGAGTAGCATTAATATTGCGTAATTCTACTTTGTTATCTTTATCGACAATCAGTGTCGTTGCTTGACCGCGAGGTGTTCTGGTAACCGCTTGCTGAGGAACCAGAATCGCATTTTTGCGCACCCCTTCTTCCAATTTAGTGCGAACAAACATACCCGGAAGTAATTCTTCATTCGGGTTTGGGAATACGGCTCGCATAGTGATAGAGCCAGTTGTTTCGTCAACCGTTACGTCAGAAAATTCAAGGTAACCTTCTTGACTGTATTCTTGTCCATTGTCCGTGATGAGGCGGAGTTTGGTTTTTTTACCCTCTTTTTGCACAGTGCCTTTGGCAATTTCATTCTTGAGTCGCAGATAATCTTCACTGGATTGGGTGATATCTACATAGATAGGATCTAACTGCTGAACAGTCGTCAGAGCTGTTGGCTGAGCGGCAGAAACCAGGGCACCTTCTGTGACGGTGGATTTACCCGCGCGCCCGGAAATCGGTGATGTCACTTTGGTGTATGCCAAGTTGATACTGGCATTTTCCAACGCAGCCCGGGAAGATTGGACATCAGCTTGTGCCTGAATATGTTCCGAATTTGCTTTATCAAATTCCTGCTTACTCACATATTGTGTGCCCAACAGGGACTGATAACGTTCAACGGTTAAGCGGGAAACTTTTTCATTGGCTTGTGATCTCGCCAGATTTGCTTTGGCTTTATTATATTCAGCTTGATACGTTGCTGCGTCTATTTGGTATAACGACTCTCCGGCAGTAACATCACTCCCTTCTTTATAGTTACGTTTCAGTATAATGCCACTGACTTGGGGACGAACCTCAGCAACCCGGAACGCCGTTGTACGGCCAGGTAATTCTGTGATAACCGTGAGAGGTTCTGCCTTCAGCGTTACGATACCAACTTCAGGAACAGGTTGGCCAATTGCCCCTTGCGGTGTATTTTTATTGTCATTACATCCTGAAAGGATGAAATTGCCTGCAATTACCAGTAATGTGGCCAGAGGCAAAACTCCCCTGTTTTTTCGCATAAGTAAACCTCAATTTTTCAATGTTAATTCTCTAATCTAACAAGTGAAATTATTACTTCATGATTAAGAATGCTATAGTACAAACATACATGAATGTATGTAAATCAGCCTCAGTCAAAAATAAAGTTTATGGCACTAAAATGGCACGAAAAACTAAACAACAAGCACATCAAACCCGTCAGCAAATCATCAATGCTGCGATAAAAACGTTTTCTGAGCGCGGTGTTTCTGTTACTTCATTAGCTGATATCGCAACGGCCGCCGGTGTGACACGCGGCGCAATTTACTGGCATTTTAAAAATAAAACTGATCTACTTTCTGCTGTCTGCCGAATGCCAGAACATAAAATAGATGAGCTAGAGAAAGAGTATCAATCAAAATATCCTGATAATCCACTTATTGCATTGAGATCTTTATTGATTTCTATTTTACGAATGATGATTGATGATGCTCAACTCCGCCAGTTAATGGAAATTTTCTTCCATAAATGTGAGTTTGTTGGAGAAATATCTTCATTGGTAGCCGATATCAGGGAAATATGTATTTCCGATTATAAGAAGATTGAAAAAGTATTAGCGGATTGTGTTCAATCAGGAGAATTGCCTTATGAGCTCGACCTTGGACGTTCAGCCATCATGTTGAAAGCATTAATGACCGGGTTATTGGAGAATTGGTCATTCTCACCGGACAGTTTTAATATTCAAGAACAGTCTGCTCATTTGGTGGATAGTTTTATCGATACACTTAAATATAGCCACCATCTGCGTCATCACCGAGAAAATGGGGCTTGAATGCTGGCGCATATGGCCTGAGGAGTAAGTGTTAACCCTGCTTATTCCTCAGACTGCCGAGTTTGAATTTGTCTTTCCAGTTTTCCTTGAAGATCCTGTTTAACGATCGCCAGCGCTGCCAGCGCAATCTCTGGGGGAATATCGTTACATTCAAGCAGATAAATAAAGTCCACGGCAAGTTGTACTTCCGGTGGGGCGTGCTCTAAGGTCATGGTGGGCCATTCTCCTGGTGGTTAATCCGCGTTTTCCTGTTTTTCTATCGATTTTTCAATCCGCATTAATGCTTGACGACAACGGGTAAGCCTGCCAGATAAAGCGGCGATTTCTCTTTGTAGTTGATGTTGATTGGTGAATGTATTTTGTGTATTTAGCTGCAATTCTCTGTCATCGATCATGGCGATTAATCGGCGTTCATAATCCTGATGCTCTGCCAGACGTTGGTAAAGATCCTGTCCTTTTGTCCGCTGACTAAATTTATCTTCCTGTTTTCGCAGTGCCTGAGTTGATATTTCGCGTTTCAGGGCTTCAATTTGTGACACTAAACGTTCGGCAAGGAATTTCACTTGTTCAATACGGGCATCGCTGGCACAGACTTTTAATTGCGCCATATTTTGTCTGATTTCTTGCATATACCCACTAAGTTTGTGGCTATTGTGGTGGAAAAGTGCTTGGTCAAAACGGGCGGTGGAAAAAGGCGTATCAGGCAGTGAAGCGAGATCTTTTTCCAGCGTGCTGACTTGTTTTTCAAGTGCACTGAATAAATTTTGCATAGCCATCACCATCTCATTATCATTGATAATCGGTTTGTTGACGTTCATTGTATTTGGCAGAGTATATTCGGTTGCCATGACCGCCGAATGTCGTCAATAGTGACTTGCGTCATTCAATAAAATATAAGCAGCAACTCGCCTTGCGGTTGCTTTTTTCTTTATAACCTAGCTGGCATCGATTATGACCGCTAACGCACAAAAACTGCAATTAATTAAAGATAGTATCGAAACCATTCCTGATTATCCCAAAGCAGGAATCCTTTTTCGTGACATTACTACATTGCTTGATAATCCAGCAGCTTATCAAACGACGATAGATCTCTTGGTCGCTTATTATCAGGATAAGGGCATCACGAAAATTGTTGGTACTGAAGCTCGTGGTTTCTTATTCGGCGCTCCTGTTGCATTGCGTTTGGGCGTAGGTTTCGTTCCTGTTCGTAAAAAAGGGAAATTGCCCCGTGAAACGCTGAGCGAGACTTACGATCTAGAATATGGCACCGATACGCTGGAAATCCATAAAAGCAGTATCAACGAAGGAGACCGAGTTCTGGTGGTTGATGATCTGCTTGCAACGGGGGGAACCATTGACGCGACGGT carries:
- a CDS encoding efflux RND transporter periplasmic adaptor subunit, with protein sequence MRKNRGVLPLATLLVIAGNFILSGCNDNKNTPQGAIGQPVPEVGIVTLKAEPLTVITELPGRTTAFRVAEVRPQVSGIILKRNYKEGSDVTAGESLYQIDAATYQAEYNKAKANLARSQANEKVSRLTVERYQSLLGTQYVSKQEFDKANSEHIQAQADVQSSRAALENASINLAYTKVTSPISGRAGKSTVTEGALVSAAQPTALTTVQQLDPIYVDITQSSEDYLRLKNEIAKGTVQKEGKKTKLRLITDNGQEYSQEGYLEFSDVTVDETTGSITMRAVFPNPNEELLPGMFVRTKLEEGVRKNAILVPQQAVTRTPRGQATTLIVDKDNKVELRNINATQAIGNKWLVTGGLKDGDQVIVTGLQKIVPGITVKPTEINLDAKPTTNQDESAKKPQ
- the acrR gene encoding multidrug efflux transporter transcriptional repressor AcrR, producing the protein MARKTKQQAHQTRQQIINAAIKTFSERGVSVTSLADIATAAGVTRGAIYWHFKNKTDLLSAVCRMPEHKIDELEKEYQSKYPDNPLIALRSLLISILRMMIDDAQLRQLMEIFFHKCEFVGEISSLVADIREICISDYKKIEKVLADCVQSGELPYELDLGRSAIMLKALMTGLLENWSFSPDSFNIQEQSAHLVDSFIDTLKYSHHLRHHRENGA
- the rsmS gene encoding pleiotropic regulatory protein RsmS — protein: MTLEHAPPEVQLAVDFIYLLECNDIPPEIALAALAIVKQDLQGKLERQIQTRQSEE
- the priC gene encoding primosomal replication protein PriC, which codes for MAMQNLFSALEKQVSTLEKDLASLPDTPFSTARFDQALFHHNSHKLSGYMQEIRQNMAQLKVCASDARIEQVKFLAERLVSQIEALKREISTQALRKQEDKFSQRTKGQDLYQRLAEHQDYERRLIAMIDDRELQLNTQNTFTNQHQLQREIAALSGRLTRCRQALMRIEKSIEKQENAD
- the apt gene encoding adenine phosphoribosyltransferase is translated as MTANAQKLQLIKDSIETIPDYPKAGILFRDITTLLDNPAAYQTTIDLLVAYYQDKGITKIVGTEARGFLFGAPVALRLGVGFVPVRKKGKLPRETLSETYDLEYGTDTLEIHKSSINEGDRVLVVDDLLATGGTIDATVRLIRRLGGQVSEAAFIIGLPDLGGVERLKKQGVDCYTLVEFPGH